One Candidatus Binatia bacterium DNA segment encodes these proteins:
- a CDS encoding DEAD/DEAH box helicase, with product MTNEGPPTEPTTENPEPTEATGPAEAPVPFDDFDLPDPVRAGLKHAGFTLCTPIQAKVLPLTLAGKDVAGQAQTGTGKTAAFLISLFTRLLENRHPRRPAAPRALCIAPTRELAVQIAKDAELLGHGSGLTIQAVYGGVDYKKQRDNLRQDLDVLVGTPGRLIDYLKQNVYDLRAIEVLVIDEADRMFDMGFIRDLRFLLSRCTPADKRQSLLFSATLSHDVLELAYMFMNEAVSIEVKPEQVTAEGVDHTLYHVGVHEKISVLIGLLKREGAKRTLVFVNMRRTADQLCRTLALNGYPAEQITGDIDQRKRLKILEDFRSGSLPILVATDVASRGLHIEGVSHVVNYDLPLDPEDYVHRVGRTARAGASGAAISLACERYVESLEGIEKLIGFKIDHDFPEDGLIVEYKPAPRRPRPKDPRGRDGRGGSGRSDGPRGRGAPGGRPTESRDTRPRGSTPPATETPKPVKAAAGPAGDGAAKKRRRRRRRKPSGTAGGEPGGDAGGSNAAD from the coding sequence ATGACCAACGAAGGGCCCCCAACGGAGCCAACGACCGAAAACCCGGAACCGACCGAGGCCACCGGTCCAGCCGAGGCTCCGGTCCCGTTCGACGACTTCGACCTTCCAGATCCGGTGCGCGCGGGCCTGAAACATGCCGGATTCACGCTCTGCACGCCGATCCAGGCCAAGGTCCTGCCGCTCACGCTCGCCGGGAAGGACGTCGCCGGCCAGGCCCAGACGGGAACCGGCAAGACCGCAGCCTTCCTGATCAGCCTGTTTACCCGGCTGTTGGAGAACCGGCACCCGCGACGCCCGGCCGCACCTCGCGCGCTCTGCATAGCACCGACGCGCGAGCTCGCCGTCCAGATCGCCAAGGACGCCGAGCTCTTGGGCCACGGCAGCGGGCTCACGATTCAGGCCGTCTACGGCGGTGTCGACTACAAAAAACAGCGCGACAACCTTCGCCAGGACCTCGACGTCCTGGTCGGAACTCCCGGCCGCCTCATCGATTACCTCAAGCAGAACGTCTACGACCTCCGCGCGATCGAAGTACTCGTCATCGATGAAGCCGACCGCATGTTCGACATGGGCTTCATCCGCGACCTGCGGTTTCTCCTGAGTCGTTGTACGCCGGCGGACAAGCGCCAGTCTCTGCTGTTCTCCGCGACGCTTTCACACGACGTCCTCGAACTCGCGTACATGTTCATGAACGAAGCCGTGAGCATCGAAGTGAAGCCCGAGCAGGTGACGGCGGAAGGCGTAGACCACACGCTGTACCACGTGGGCGTGCACGAGAAGATCAGTGTCCTCATCGGCCTTCTGAAGCGGGAAGGCGCAAAGCGTACTCTCGTGTTCGTGAACATGCGCCGCACGGCGGACCAGCTCTGCAGAACGCTCGCGCTCAACGGATACCCGGCGGAGCAGATCACCGGCGACATCGACCAGCGCAAGCGACTCAAGATCCTCGAGGACTTTCGAAGCGGCTCGTTGCCCATCCTCGTTGCGACGGACGTAGCGTCACGCGGTCTGCACATCGAAGGCGTGAGTCACGTCGTCAACTACGACCTTCCACTCGATCCGGAAGACTACGTCCATCGGGTCGGCCGCACCGCCCGGGCGGGCGCGAGCGGCGCAGCGATCTCCCTCGCGTGCGAGCGCTACGTCGAGAGCCTCGAGGGAATCGAGAAGCTGATCGGGTTCAAGATCGACCACGACTTTCCCGAGGACGGCCTCATCGTCGAGTACAAGCCGGCGCCTCGGCGCCCACGCCCCAAGGACCCCCGGGGACGGGACGGGCGCGGAGGGTCCGGTCGGAGCGACGGCCCCCGCGGACGCGGCGCTCCCGGCGGGCGACCGACCGAGAGCCGAGACACAAGACCGCGTGGCAGTACCCCTCCCGCCACCGAGACGCCGAAGCCCGTCAAAGCCGCAGCGGGGCCCGCCGGAGACGGCGCAGCGAAGAAACGTCGCCGCCGTAGACGCCGAAAGCCGAGTGGGACCGCCGGGGGAGAACCGGGCGGAGACGCCGGCGGTTCGAACGCGGCCGACTGA
- the mvk gene encoding mevalonate kinase, giving the protein MNEGRGLGHGKVILLGEHAVVHGQPAIATALSHEVRVHARERRKGDADPPDELRPALEAATAAVGGREAAALHFSFEGDLPIAVGLGSSAALAVALVRALAAANGRTLEDREAALAANEVEKVFHGTPSGIDATTAAHRGLLWFEAGSPPVYERIAPAGPLSLVVALSGSRHHTGETVGSLGTRAERSPAVFQPIFRAIGELVRGARGALESGDRRLLGELMSMNHELLRACGVSTSELDRLVDDARACGALGAKLTGGGGGGAAIALPEGDPASLAQELQGRGWETFVA; this is encoded by the coding sequence GTGAACGAAGGGCGCGGACTCGGCCACGGGAAGGTCATCCTCCTCGGCGAGCACGCCGTCGTCCATGGGCAGCCCGCCATCGCGACGGCTCTGAGCCACGAGGTCCGGGTCCACGCGCGCGAACGACGCAAGGGCGACGCAGATCCGCCCGACGAACTACGTCCCGCTCTCGAGGCGGCCACCGCTGCCGTCGGCGGAAGGGAAGCGGCGGCCCTTCATTTCTCCTTCGAAGGCGATCTACCGATCGCGGTCGGACTCGGCAGCTCCGCTGCACTCGCCGTGGCCCTCGTTCGCGCGCTGGCCGCTGCGAACGGGCGAACGTTGGAGGACCGGGAAGCCGCCTTGGCCGCGAACGAAGTGGAGAAGGTCTTCCATGGGACGCCCTCGGGGATCGACGCAACGACGGCCGCACATCGCGGCCTTCTGTGGTTCGAAGCGGGCTCACCACCGGTGTATGAGCGCATTGCACCGGCAGGACCTCTCTCCCTGGTGGTCGCGCTCTCGGGCAGCCGGCATCATACCGGGGAGACCGTCGGCAGCCTGGGCACACGTGCCGAGCGATCTCCCGCCGTCTTTCAGCCGATTTTCCGAGCGATCGGCGAACTCGTCAGGGGTGCGCGCGGGGCGCTCGAGAGCGGGGACCGGCGTCTGCTCGGAGAGCTCATGTCGATGAACCACGAGCTCCTCCGCGCTTGCGGGGTCTCCACGAGCGAGCTCGACCGGCTGGTCGACGACGCCCGCGCATGCGGCGCGCTCGGCGCGAAGCTAACGGGCGGGGGCGGGGGCGGAGCGGCGATCGCGCTACCCGAGGGCGACCCCGCGTCGCTCGCCCAAGAGCTGCAGGGACGTGGCTGGGAAACCTTTGTCGCGTGA
- a CDS encoding hydroxymethylglutaryl-CoA reductase, degradative: protein MNDAGGSRIPGFHNLPVDERQTLITKLARLDYEEHSLLLSETPLTLEAAARLTENTVGVYAFPMGLALNFVVNGEDVLVPMVTEEPSVIAAASNAARLARSGGGFVAEADPPCMIAQVQLIDVPAPEEARARLEAEAPRICARVDELAPGMARRGGGARGVEARVLDAPDGQKFVVVHLLVDVGDAMGANAINTIAEQAAPLLEEISGGTAHLRILSNLTDRRCGRASVRYRLEDLAMKGRTGEEVGRGVELASLFAEADPYRATTHNKGIMNGVDAVALATGNDWRALEAGAHAFAARNGQYGALSTWRVDGSELVGRIELPLAVGTVGATVEGNPRARLALKLMGVTNGQKLIEIIAAVGLAQNFGAVRALATEGIQKGHMARHARAVAAAAGALPDQVEQIATTLIAEGEIKVERARRLLSGTSGDDPE, encoded by the coding sequence ATGAACGACGCCGGCGGGTCACGCATCCCGGGCTTCCACAACTTGCCCGTCGACGAACGCCAGACGCTCATCACGAAGCTCGCACGCCTCGATTACGAGGAGCATTCGCTCCTCCTCTCGGAAACCCCGCTGACGCTCGAGGCAGCGGCCCGACTCACCGAGAACACGGTCGGCGTCTACGCGTTCCCGATGGGACTGGCCCTGAACTTCGTGGTCAACGGCGAGGACGTCCTCGTGCCGATGGTGACAGAGGAGCCGTCCGTCATCGCCGCCGCGTCCAATGCGGCCCGCCTGGCGCGTTCCGGCGGCGGATTCGTGGCTGAAGCCGATCCGCCGTGCATGATCGCGCAGGTCCAGCTCATAGACGTTCCAGCCCCCGAGGAAGCGCGCGCGCGACTCGAAGCCGAGGCTCCGCGTATTTGCGCTCGAGTCGATGAACTGGCTCCCGGAATGGCGCGACGCGGTGGTGGGGCGCGCGGCGTCGAAGCCCGCGTGCTCGACGCGCCCGACGGCCAGAAGTTCGTGGTGGTGCACCTTCTCGTCGACGTCGGTGACGCGATGGGCGCCAACGCGATCAACACGATTGCAGAGCAAGCGGCGCCGCTTCTGGAGGAGATCAGCGGCGGGACGGCCCACCTTCGAATCCTCTCGAACCTCACCGACAGACGGTGCGGTCGCGCGTCGGTGCGGTATCGGCTCGAGGATCTCGCGATGAAGGGGCGAACCGGCGAAGAAGTCGGGCGGGGCGTAGAACTCGCGAGCCTGTTTGCGGAGGCCGACCCGTACCGCGCCACGACGCACAACAAGGGCATCATGAACGGCGTCGACGCCGTCGCGCTCGCGACCGGAAATGATTGGCGTGCCCTCGAAGCAGGGGCGCACGCGTTCGCGGCGCGCAACGGTCAGTACGGCGCTTTGTCCACGTGGCGTGTCGACGGCTCCGAGTTGGTGGGACGGATCGAGCTTCCACTGGCTGTCGGGACGGTCGGCGCGACCGTCGAAGGAAATCCGCGAGCCCGGCTCGCGCTCAAACTTATGGGCGTAACGAACGGACAGAAGCTGATCGAGATCATCGCGGCCGTCGGACTCGCGCAGAACTTCGGCGCCGTGCGTGCACTTGCGACCGAGGGCATCCAGAAGGGGCACATGGCCCGGCACGCACGGGCCGTCGCGGCGGCTGCCGGCGCGTTGCCCGACCAGGTCGAGCAAATCGCCACGACCCTGATCGCCGAGGGTGAAATCAAGGTCGAGCGCGCCCGTCGGTTGCTCTCGGGAACCTCCGGAGACGATCCCGAGTGA
- the selD gene encoding selenide, water dikinase SelD: MAILPSAPSDAPRRHVLLAGGGHSHVHVLRSFAMRPEPNTRVTLISPSPRAVYSGMVPGTLVGLYGPDDGAIDVAALAARAGASFYSDTVVRVNTERRIVETASRGEIPYDLLSLDVGSRPLGIEAVRDLPDVVGAKPVEEAAPRIAAFLDQARSRGTGRVVVVGAGSGGIEVAFALRKQLPATPGGHVTLVEAGPAVLPAGSDRMRRLVERLLRDYGIETHVGRRFTSSEAGTVRLDDGTTIPAELVVWATGAEGLPFLTASGLATDERGFVRVDDHLRCVTAPEVFAVGDCARMESHPAMPRAGVFAVRQGPIVEENLRRSLRGRSLLRYRPQSEFLSLLSTGDGRAAMSYRGLAAHGPAWWRLKDWIDRRFIEKYAPPKASTLRRGPDVAATMPMEACGGCAAKVDPDMLARVLSGLTDGPGMGLPIGLAAADDAAVLTPPKEGNLVFTVDAFPPFLADPLLVGEVAALNALSDVYAMGGTPTAALALVGVSARDGASREADLRQMMSGARAALDRLDVPLAGGHSIETDAPLIGFAVIGSVHPDATMTKGGASVGDRIVLTKPLGTGVVLAATRAGECPPEWTEATITSMREANDVAARCLNDAGVRCCTDVSGFGLAGHLAEMLRASDVGAEIYADALPALPGALELLRHEWRSSADEALADSLRQAVAPIDLPGDDPRLGLLRDPQTSGGLVAAVPQRLWPEVRRRFADASLELVPIGTVVSEASGQIRVRSGGLVDDGASGLHQPHES, from the coding sequence GTGGCGATCCTGCCTTCAGCCCCGAGCGATGCGCCTCGTCGCCACGTACTGCTCGCCGGCGGCGGTCACAGTCACGTTCACGTACTTCGCAGCTTTGCGATGCGACCTGAGCCGAACACGCGCGTCACTCTGATCAGTCCCTCGCCGCGGGCGGTCTACTCGGGCATGGTTCCCGGAACGCTCGTCGGCCTCTACGGGCCCGACGACGGCGCCATCGACGTGGCCGCGCTCGCCGCACGCGCTGGTGCGAGCTTCTACAGCGACACCGTCGTGCGCGTGAATACGGAAAGGCGCATCGTCGAGACCGCAAGCCGGGGTGAGATTCCCTACGACCTCCTCTCGTTGGACGTCGGCTCCCGTCCGCTCGGAATCGAAGCGGTCCGAGACCTGCCGGACGTCGTCGGCGCGAAGCCCGTAGAGGAGGCGGCACCGCGGATCGCAGCTTTCTTGGACCAAGCCCGTTCGCGCGGGACCGGTCGCGTCGTGGTGGTCGGCGCCGGGTCCGGAGGGATCGAGGTCGCCTTCGCTCTGCGCAAGCAGCTCCCCGCGACCCCGGGCGGTCACGTGACGTTGGTCGAGGCCGGCCCGGCGGTTCTCCCGGCCGGGTCCGATCGAATGCGGCGGCTCGTCGAGCGGTTGCTGCGTGACTACGGCATCGAAACCCACGTGGGTCGGCGCTTCACCTCGTCGGAGGCTGGCACTGTTCGGCTAGACGACGGAACGACGATCCCCGCGGAGCTCGTCGTCTGGGCGACCGGTGCCGAGGGCCTGCCATTCCTTACCGCGAGCGGACTTGCGACGGACGAGCGAGGCTTCGTGCGCGTAGATGATCACCTGCGCTGCGTAACGGCACCCGAGGTCTTCGCCGTCGGCGATTGCGCTCGAATGGAGAGCCATCCGGCGATGCCGCGGGCAGGCGTCTTCGCCGTGCGCCAGGGGCCCATCGTCGAGGAGAACCTGCGACGCAGCCTGCGTGGACGCTCCCTGTTGCGCTACCGGCCCCAAAGCGAGTTCCTCTCCTTGCTGTCCACGGGAGACGGGCGCGCCGCGATGAGTTACCGCGGCCTTGCCGCGCACGGACCGGCCTGGTGGCGCCTCAAGGACTGGATCGACCGCCGGTTCATCGAGAAGTACGCGCCGCCGAAGGCGAGCACTCTGCGACGTGGCCCCGACGTCGCCGCAACCATGCCGATGGAAGCGTGCGGTGGTTGCGCGGCCAAGGTCGATCCCGACATGCTCGCGAGGGTTCTGAGCGGGCTCACCGACGGCCCAGGCATGGGCCTTCCCATCGGCCTCGCGGCGGCGGATGACGCGGCAGTTTTGACGCCGCCGAAGGAGGGCAACCTCGTGTTCACAGTGGATGCGTTCCCGCCGTTTCTCGCCGACCCACTGCTCGTGGGCGAGGTCGCTGCGTTGAACGCGCTGAGTGACGTCTACGCGATGGGCGGCACGCCGACCGCAGCACTCGCGCTCGTCGGCGTCTCGGCGCGAGACGGCGCAAGCCGCGAGGCCGATCTTCGACAGATGATGAGTGGGGCCCGAGCGGCGCTGGATCGACTCGACGTCCCTCTCGCCGGCGGCCATTCGATCGAGACGGATGCGCCGCTCATCGGGTTCGCCGTCATCGGCTCCGTCCACCCGGACGCGACCATGACCAAAGGTGGAGCGTCCGTCGGAGACCGGATCGTCCTCACGAAGCCTCTCGGGACCGGAGTCGTGCTGGCCGCCACGCGGGCCGGCGAGTGCCCGCCCGAATGGACAGAGGCGACGATCACGTCCATGAGAGAGGCTAACGACGTCGCCGCGCGGTGTCTCAACGACGCGGGCGTTCGTTGTTGCACCGACGTCAGCGGCTTCGGGTTGGCCGGACATCTCGCCGAGATGTTGCGCGCAAGCGACGTGGGTGCCGAGATCTATGCGGACGCCTTGCCGGCGCTCCCGGGTGCGCTCGAGCTACTGCGACACGAGTGGCGTTCCAGTGCAGACGAGGCGCTCGCCGACTCCCTTCGCCAGGCGGTTGCGCCGATAGATCTTCCGGGCGACGACCCACGTCTTGGGTTGCTCCGTGATCCGCAGACCTCCGGCGGCCTGGTGGCCGCGGTTCCGCAGCGGCTCTGGCCGGAGGTCCGCCGGCGTTTCGCGGATGCGAGCCTCGAACTCGTCCCCATCGGAACCGTAGTCTCCGAGGCTTCCGGACAGATCCGAGTTCGGTCCGGAGGGCTGGTCGATGACGGCGCATCTGGGCTACACCAGCCCCATGAGTCCTGA